Proteins found in one Thermus oshimai DSM 12092 genomic segment:
- a CDS encoding PSP1 domain-containing protein, producing the protein MTVGVRFRTPTLRYFRFQGEPPPLDSFVVVRTPRGLEVGKVRTPPRKAPEAGEVVRLASKEDLDRAARLRARGEEILFYLRARLKEEGVKAKVLGCDLTLDGRHLLVHYAASERVNLRPLGAELARTFGLRVEFQAEGPREEAAYLGTLGACGMESCCSTWLQGFAPVSIRMARDQQLPLSPEKISGPCGRLLCCLAYEHPVYQELLKELPKRNARACTREGICGKVQKVNPLKGTVELLLEEGKVLEVPKEELR; encoded by the coding sequence ATGACCGTAGGCGTTCGCTTCCGCACCCCCACCCTCCGCTACTTCCGCTTCCAGGGGGAGCCGCCCCCGTTGGACAGCTTCGTGGTGGTGCGCACCCCCCGGGGCCTCGAGGTGGGCAAGGTGCGCACCCCCCCAAGGAAGGCCCCCGAGGCGGGGGAGGTGGTGCGCCTGGCCAGCAAGGAGGACCTGGACCGGGCGGCGCGGCTTAGGGCCAGGGGGGAGGAGATCCTCTTTTACCTCCGGGCCCGGCTCAAGGAGGAAGGGGTGAAGGCCAAGGTCCTGGGGTGCGACCTCACCCTGGACGGCCGCCACCTCCTGGTCCACTACGCCGCCAGCGAGCGGGTGAACCTGAGGCCCTTGGGGGCGGAGCTCGCCCGCACCTTCGGCCTTCGGGTGGAGTTCCAGGCGGAAGGCCCCCGGGAGGAGGCCGCCTACCTGGGCACCCTGGGGGCCTGCGGGATGGAGTCCTGCTGCTCCACCTGGCTCCAGGGCTTCGCCCCGGTGTCCATCCGCATGGCCCGGGACCAGCAGCTGCCCCTCTCCCCGGAGAAGATCTCCGGCCCCTGCGGCCGCCTCCTCTGCTGCTTGGCCTACGAGCACCCCGTGTACCAGGAGCTCCTGAAGGAGCTTCCCAAGCGGAACGCCCGGGCCTGCACCCGGGAAGGGATCTGCGGCAAGGTGCAGAAGGTGAACCCCTTAAAGGGCACGGTGGAGCTCCTTCTGGAGGAGGGGAAGGTGCTGGAGGTCCCCAAGGAGGAACTCCGGTGA
- a CDS encoding ABC transporter permease, whose protein sequence is MSLDAAFFLALLLSTLRQTTPLLLTALGGMFSERSGVVNIALEGIILFGALSAAVFVERMEASLGPAPWLPWAGVLVAMGVGGLVAWVHAVVSIRYRADQIVSGTAINLLALGAPSLVLTYFYGNATNSKEVQSRLPLLGPEGFALSPLVYLAFLLVPLAWWVLFKTPWGLRLRAVGEYPEAADTLGVNVYRMRYLGVVLSGVLAGLAGAYLSIGFLNQFVRGMSAGMGFIALAAMIFGKWHPVGILFSTLLFGFASALAIQLQGTDILPAVLVQAFPYVVTILVLAGFMGRSRPPGAVGKPYEK, encoded by the coding sequence ATGAGCCTGGACGCGGCCTTCTTCCTGGCCCTCCTCCTCTCCACCCTGCGCCAGACCACCCCCCTCCTCCTCACCGCCTTGGGGGGGATGTTCTCCGAGCGGAGCGGGGTGGTGAACATCGCCCTGGAGGGCATCATCCTCTTCGGGGCCCTTTCCGCGGCGGTCTTCGTGGAGCGGATGGAGGCTTCCCTAGGCCCCGCCCCCTGGCTCCCCTGGGCGGGGGTGCTGGTGGCCATGGGGGTGGGGGGGCTGGTGGCCTGGGTGCACGCGGTGGTCTCCATCCGCTACCGGGCGGACCAGATCGTGAGCGGCACGGCCATCAACCTCCTGGCCCTGGGGGCTCCTAGCCTGGTCCTCACCTACTTTTACGGCAACGCCACCAACTCCAAGGAGGTGCAAAGCCGCCTGCCCCTCCTGGGCCCCGAGGGGTTCGCCCTTTCCCCTTTGGTCTACCTGGCCTTCCTCCTGGTGCCCCTGGCCTGGTGGGTCCTCTTCAAGACCCCTTGGGGCCTGCGCCTTAGGGCGGTGGGGGAGTACCCGGAGGCCGCGGACACCTTGGGGGTCAACGTTTACCGCATGCGCTACCTGGGCGTGGTCCTCTCGGGGGTCTTGGCGGGGCTTGCGGGGGCTTACCTCTCCATCGGCTTCCTCAACCAGTTCGTGCGGGGCATGTCCGCGGGGATGGGCTTCATCGCCCTGGCGGCCATGATCTTCGGCAAGTGGCACCCGGTGGGCATCCTCTTCTCCACCCTCCTTTTCGGCTTCGCCAGCGCCCTGGCCATCCAGCTCCAGGGGACGGACATCCTCCCCGCGGTCTTGGTCCAGGCCTTCCCCTACGTGGTCACCATCCTGGTCCTGGCGGGGTTCATGGGCCGGAGCCGCCCCCCTGGGGCGGTGGGGAAACCCTACGAGAAGTGA